The sequence below is a genomic window from Glycine max cultivar Williams 82 chromosome 20, Glycine_max_v4.0, whole genome shotgun sequence.
tTAAAAACATGTTActagtttaaataaaattatactaaaaattaaaaatatcttggAAGTGTGCATTATTGATCATTCTGCCTACCAAACATGTCTTCTAATTGGAGTGCTAGACTTGAGTATCCACCATGATCAAGTACACAAATTTTCCTACCAATGGTAACCCCATCCATGTTAACCTTCACATAAGCCCACCTCTCATTGCTCTGGACGCCCTCTATCTCTTCATCAAAATTTTGGTGGACGGATCTAGAATGCATTGTTCTTGAATTCTTGAGATTGAGATTGGAGTGAGGCCAATCCATAAGCTCTTCATCATACACTGATTGCAAATATAGTTTCATTAGACTATATGAGGACAGCTCGAGAAAGAGAGTGGGAAATTAATTAAGTTCAAATTGTTAATGTTACAACTTCAAAGTTAGGTATTAGTTGATTTCCTGCTAACAATGTTAGTAATATAACTCATCTCGGATGAATCATCAACATACAAATGACATTAATTACACATGACTAAACTGAATTGACTTATGAATTTTcttcttagaatttaatttctatgcaaCTTTAGTGTTTTATACTATcaacttataaaaaatgatgttggtataaattttaagataattattataaaagtcagtAAAATTATTGTACATGATAATCTTTGATAgattaatagtgtaaaaatcttttatattttttatttatatactatttactctcttttttttatcaaaaatatctGCCTAAAGGGTGTAtgagaaattagaaaaatgaagaattaaaagaatGAAGGAGGGGTGAACCCATACAGTTGGCAGAAGAATGGTAAGCTTCATGTCGAACAGTTCCTAGACTAAGACCCAGATCAATTATGCCATCATCTTGTTTTTCTTGGTAGAAAACTGAGTGCAAAGTTGAAGAGTTCAAAAGAAACCTTGATGTGTTTGATTCCATTTGGGAACTGCTGGACTTAACTTCTCAATGTAGGTATTGTTAGTCAAGGTCTAGTGAGTTGCATTTGTAGACTTTATCTATTTATAGTGAAAACTTAGAGTATCTAAATGAGACATGAAAGAGCACATGGAAGACAATGAAGCGTCCTCCATTATCAATCATTAAATGCACAAAGCTTATCTTCTGTTACTGTCTACATGGAACACAAGGTAAAAACAAGACACCCCAAGAACAAAGGATGGCCAAATTGATCCTAACAGAAGTTATTCTGGATTCTGCTTCCTGACATTGCTACAAATGCTCAGACTCTTTTTATGACAATATTCCATGGTGATAGAAACCCGAGGACAGCAACTGGAAAATACTAATGAACATTAAACTGGCTCATACCAACATATAAATTCATTTAGAGTAAAAAATGGTAAGCTAATTATACAGGAAAAGCTAATAGTTCaatacttcatttatttttttaaatcagcaaagagaaatattattaagaaaaacGGTACCAGTAGTACCAATAAGTTGTAGTTACATCACTTTGgggttatattatatttgtgagTTCAGTCGTGATAATCTACTAGCAACATCTATTGTaatagtctttttattttattttattgtatagtCGTACGGAAGATAAAATGATCTCATGTATATTATCTAAATTTCTCGGTACTTAGCCGACTCTAGTTGGTTTAGTGTAATAGTATCTGATACAGGCAGAGATGGCGCGTCTAATTTTAGAAGTATTATCATAACTTTGAAACCTATACGGTGAAtcctttttgttatttataggcTAAATGCACAATGGATACTAATGTTTGCACAACATTTCTGTGCATCATTTTATACATCGCTCCAATTCTTGCACAGGGGATCCAGTGATCCACGTGTTTAGGACATGTAAAGAAATCAATTATTATACAATACTTTGATGTCAACAAGTGATGTACTTATGCAAATGAAGAAGTGTGTgcagaaataatttcaatatGTTATACATGTCCCAAATAAGCAATACTTCTAAATATTAGCATTTTCTGTCAGAAGAAAATCCATGTCCATTTGCAGAGATTAATGAAATACTTGAATCCAATATGACATGCTTATAGGAATTCATTAACTTGCATATAAGTTTaagtttatattaaaaagtagtATATAAGTGGACTGATTATTAGGGTTTAGGgcttgaatttttaaaattctacgAGTCCTTGAGCTTATCTAAGCAACGTGGCGATATAGGCATAAAGCTCACATTTGAATATTTGTTGAGTTATCCACATATGACAGGAGTACCACTTTTCACGGGAACAGAGACCTGGTCAGATCACAGCATCCCATGCCACTATGCTTTAGCAGGAAATGtcgtttcttgttttttttttttttaaaatgtgttaCAAGTAGACAGAACAAATACTAGCGGtactaaattaaaatagatcAACTTTAATCTTGATCTCAACAAGCTGCATAGATTGGAACTATATAGAAAACGAGTTTCTGTACCTATGTGTCTGGGTAAAATATTAGCAGTCCTGGATAATAATGGAGGCATATGGTATCTGATATTTTAATACTGATAAGAAAGATATCGGTATTTTAAATGCACACtagattcaaaatttgcactttGCAGACTTAATTATTAGCAAAAGAAAACTGATCAAACTATAAAATTTTCGATTTTTATCCTCTTACTTTTTAATGGTAAAATTGGGTCCTTTCATTTGCAAAATTCGTGAATTTGGTGCATCCGTCCAAAAGGTCTCATTGACTATTAGAAACTTACGTTGACCTGTGGTGTGACATGTAACTTAAATTATTGGTTAGTTTGTAGTtctcttaattaataattaacatcaaAACCACCCTGACTCTGCAATGGCTGAATCCTAACCTTCTCCCAAAACACCAAACTCTCATTCCTCTTCAATTAAACCCACGACACTACTCCCCTTCTCATCGTCACTGTTGGAACTGAATAGAAGAGAAAACGAAGTTGAACGCGCCGTTTGGGAACAGAATCCAGCTTCGAGATCCACGATTACGAACCCTT
It includes:
- the LOC100793397 gene encoding auxin-responsive protein IAA32, which codes for MESNTSRFLLNSSTLHSVFYQEKQDDGIIDLGLSLGTVRHEAYHSSANLYDEELMDWPHSNLNLKNSRTMHSRSVHQNFDEEIEGVQSNERWAYVKVNMDGVTIGRKICVLDHGGYSSLALQLEDMFGSQSVSGLRLFQSGSEYSLFYKDRQDNWRPVGDVPWKEFIECVKRLRIARKNSGIVSYSSRCT